The DNA segment ATTAAAGTCGGGTTATATTGATTTTTCTGGAATGAGACTGTGCAATCAAACAGTGGTTGTGTGCTCTTTGTATCTTTACGTAATGAATTGAAAGGATACTTACGGTGTTTAAGCACTTTGAAGGCCTCATTTTTAACTGTTCTTAAATGTGTAAGTAATGCATCTTGTGGGTCAATTTCCATAATAATGGGTAAGACACGTGCATAGTCACCGATCGTTGTTTTTTCGAATTGTTTATTTCTGTTATGAATTAGAATACCAGTTGATACTTGAGGAGAGCCTGTTCTGATATATTTTAAAAGCATCATAGCCGATGAAAATAAATTATTTAAACTGATTTCGTTATTTTCGCAAAATGTATAAATACTTTGAGTTGTCGTTTCTGATAAATGGAAACTCACTCTATCAGCCACTGCGTTTGAGTTTGAATGCTTTTCGAATAAAGGTGCAAATTTAAAGTTCTCAACTTTATTAGACCAGAAACGTTTGTCTTTGTTGAATTTATTTGAGTTTTTATATGCAATTTCATTTTCAATTGATTCTAAATAACCATGAGAAGAATTTGTCTTATGTTCACCATATAAGAAGTATTCGAACAATGCATTGCCAGATAGTGTCGTGCTCCATGCATCTGAAATCATATGGTGGTGTAATGTGAAGATTGCTGTTTGACCTTCAGGTAATGTTAGGATGGTAAATTCATAAAGAGGTTGGTCCATGCGGAAGATATTTTTACGGACTTGTTTGTCTACCCAGTAATCATAGGATTGTGGGTCGTTTGTAAAATCAATATATTCAAATTCTTGTTCCTTAAATTCGTCAATGTACTGTCTATATTCTGAACCGACTTGTGTTAATCGATACATATAAACGTCATGTTGGGCCATAACGTGATTGATACCTGTTACAATATCTGAAAATGGTATATCGTTGTTTATTGTAATGATACCAGCGATATTATTGATACTCGTATTAACATGCATCAGTTCTTTATTTAAAGATTCGACTTGTGCGTCTGATAATTGGAATGTTTTCATTCTAGCCCTCCTTGTTCCATGTTATGACAATTTACCATAATTATATTTAATGAATGTTAAGAAAATTTGATGAATTATGTCAATTTTGTTTCGTTTTCTTTTACAATTTGTATATATTCTTAAAGGATTTAAAAAATAAATAAATTAATTCTATGATGAACGCTGTTATAACAGGGATTATCAAGCATTGATTTGTAAATTTTATAGGAGGTTTTATTATATAAATTGAGGTAGCATTGTAAATTTTTTTCGGTAAAATTTTTTGTTTTAACTTTTTTTAGTCATTAGCTATCAAGTTTGAGTACCAATTGTGAGATAGTATGCATTATGACTTCGCTATAAACGAAGTTTTAATATAAAAAAGCCAATCCAAAAGATTGATTCACCTTTTAGATTGACTATGTCATAAATTCGTACAAAAATTATGGAATATTGACGTGATCCTGTCGTATGAGGGAGACGTTTTCACCTTGGTTATAAAGTTTTTCAACATGAAATTCACCCCAGTAACATAAAGCGCTGAGTATGTTACTTAACGACTTGCCGTATTGAGACAATTCATATTCTACTTTGGGAGGGACTTCATTATAAACAATACGATTAATGATTCCGTCTTTTTCTAATTCGCGTAATTGTTGTGTTAACATTTTTTGAGTAATCGTAGGGATTGCACGTTTTAATTCAGAAGTTCGCATTAATCCATTATTTTGTAAGTGACATAAAATAACCGGTTTCCACTTTCCTCCGATAACATCAATCGTTGCTTCTACCCCGATATTATACGATTTTGGCATAGTTTAAGCCTCCTTATGGATCATTTGAAATGCGTATCAATGACTGATTGTTATTTTACATTCTAACACAACTGTGTTAAATGGTATTTGAATTTAACTCAATATAATATATTTGAACAGATCAAATAAATATTAGGAATTATTATTCTATGTTTGAATTAATATATTTAAATATCTAATATAGTATATAAGTACCATTATAATAATTGTGATGAAAGAGGTATGTGATATGAATATAAAAGATATATTATTTGAAAAATTAGAAAGTAAAGAACAGGAAATGATTAAACATCGCCGTTATTTACATCAACATCCTGAGTTATCTTTTGAAGAAGAACAAACTGCACAATATATCAAAGATTATTATAAAGGTAAGCCTGTGAACGTGACCCAACCTGTTGAAGGTGGACATGCTGTAATCGTTGAAATTGAAGGTAAGTTACCAGGTAAAACAATTGGATTGCGTGCTGACTTTGATGCGTTGCCAATTAAAGAAGAAACAGATTTTGATTTTAAATCTGAAAATGAAGGTGTCATGCATGCTTGTGGACATGATGCACATACTGCGTCACTATTAACTTTAGCAGACGCGTTAATCGAAATCCGTGAGCAGTTACCAGGTACTGTGAAAATTGTACATCAACATGCTGAAGAACAACCGCCTGGTGGTGCGCAACAAGTTATGCAATCAGGTGCATTAGATGATGTTGCCGAAATTTATGGTTTACATGTGGCACCTGTCGTAGGTCCAGAAATTATTGCTTATAATAAAGGCAACGCATTTTCTGGTAGTTCAGTGTTTACGTTGAAGATTAAAGGTGTGGGAGGCCATGCTGCTAGTCCTCATAAAACGAATGATGCACTTGTTGCAGGTGCGAATTTCGTAAGCACAGTTCAAACAGTGGTTTCACGACGTATAGATCCATTAGAAATGGGCGTAGTGACAATTGGTTCATTTGATGCGCCAGGCAAAGCAAATGTAATCCAAGATACAGTGACGATTAAAGGTACTGCCCGATATTTAAATGATGAAGTGGGTCAAAAAATGTATGAAGAAATTGAGAAAGTAGTTAAAAGCGTGGCAGTAGGCTTCGACATTGATTATGACTTAGACTATATGTTCGGCTATCCAGTACTGTATAATCACCCAAAAGAAACAGATAAAGTGGCTGAAATCTTATCTGAAAGTCAAGGCAGCTATTTCCAACAATTGATGGAAATGCCACCTGTTACAGGTTCAGAAGACTTTGCTTACTATTTAAAGGAAATTCCAGGCAGTTTCTATGTTGTGGGATGTAAGCCAGTAGGTGTTAAAGATCCGTACATGAACCATCACCCTAAGTTTGAAGTAAATGAAGATGCCTTAATCGTTGCCGCAAAATCGTTAGGTGACATTGCCTTAAATCGATTACCACTAGATTCAGTCGAATAACATATATTTAAGAGGGTGTAATATTGTCTTAAATCGGATGATAAATGCTTCGTTATAATAGGTTTTAATGAAAAATTTTACGACTTTTTCTTAGAGAAAAAACGCTGATTTCTACTTTTCATCGTAGAAATCAGCGTTTTATTTAGATTCATATTAATACGCAAGCCACATTACATTGTATTACGTGATGTTTGGCTTGGATTTTTAAGCTTTTTAGAAAATAGTAACGCAACGACTGAAATGACAGTTGCGACTGTGAATGTGACATTAACGCCGTGGATCATACCTTCAAGTCCTTGTTTTGGAATGGCTGTGACAGACATTAATGTAATGAATACGGCTGTACCAATGGCACCAGACATCTGTCTAAAGGTATTGTTAACGGCTGTACCATGTGGAACGAGTTTATTTGGTAGTTGGTTAATTGCTAATGTCGTCATCGGCATCATAACCATAGAAATGGATAACATACGTAACGCGTTACCTACTGCTAAATAAGTGTAGCTCGTGTGTGTTGAAAGCATTGTGAAAGGAATCGTTGACATCACAAGTACTAACAAGCCGATACGCGCTAACCATTTACCACCGAACTTATCAAATAAGCGACCAGTGATTGGGTTCATAATACCCATTAGTACTGCACCAGGTAATAATACTAAACCTGATTCTAAAGCTGAGAAGTGTAACATGTTTTGCATATATAAAGGTAAGATGATGTTCGTTGCAATTAAAATACCAAATACGAACATACTTAATATCGTACCGAGTGTGTAAATATTGTACTTAAATACTCTAAATTCGAGCATAGGGTGTTCGAGTTTTAACTGACGACGGATGAAAATAACTAAAGTAATCGCACCAATAATTAAAGGAACGATAAATTGTAAGTGATTCCAACCGACATCTCCAACAATACTAAAGCAATATAATAGACCGCCAAATCCTATTGTAGATAGGAAAACCGATAGTATGTCTAACTTCGGACGTGTAGTGTCGGTAACATTTTTTAATAAAAAGAATGAAGTGATAATAATAATAATAGCGATAGGTAGTACGACATAGAAAACACTTCTCCATGTTAAATGTTCTACTAATATTCCGGATAGTGTTGGACCAATTGCGGGTGCAAATGCGATGACGAGTCCGAATAATCCCATTGCTGAACCTCTTTTTTCTACAGGGAATAGTAAGAAAAGAATCGTCTGCATGAGTGGCATCATAATACCAGCACCGGCCGCTTGTAAGACGCGTCCAAAGAATAAATATGTGAAATCAGGGCCAACTGCACAGAGTAATGTGCCGGCAGTAAATACGCCCATTGCGGTTAAAAAGAGCTGTCTCGAGGTGAATCGTTCAATGAGATAAGCTGTTACAGGAATCATAATTCCGTTGACGAGCATAAATATCGACTGTAACCATTGAACAGTACTTTCTGATACTTTAAGGTCTTTCATAATAGGTGGAAGTGCTGTACCGAGCAATGTCTGGTTTAATATCGTAATAAATGCACCAGACAAGAGTACGATAAATAAAGGCACACGCTTTTCCACATGGAATGCATTTTCTTCAGGCATTTATCTCACTTCTTTCATATATAATTTTGCATACTTGTATACTATAACACGATGTCGTAGGGTAATCTAAAGATTGATTTCATATGTAATATGTTTAGATTTGAGTCATATGTTAATGATAAGTCTATATACGTTTTGTTTTTTAATCATTGGATAGATAGGTGTCATAAATACTGTTATTTTGAAGTAATTCAAAAATTGAAAAATTACTTCAATTGTAAAAGTTGTTACACATAAATATTTCCGTATTCTACAAATTGTAAACACGTGTAGCTTTTTTGTTACAATAATTAGGTGTAAAATCGTAAGAGTAAGTTTAAATTGTTATACAATCGTACAAAGCGTAATTAGGGATTTTAAAATATAAACAGTGTTGTACGAGGTAAGGAGAGTAAATTTATGAATAAAAGAGACCTCATTGCACCAGATAAATATAATATTGTAAATGAGATTGAACAATATGCCAAACAGCCTGAGAAGAAAGCCATTATATTTGAAGATGTGCAAGGTCAACGCTATGACATTACATATCGTCATTTAATGGAGAGAGCGAACCAAATTGGGCATGTATTTTTAAAGCATGGTTTAACAAAAGGGGACAAAATGTTAATCATGATGCCTAGAAGTATCGCAACATATGAAATATATATTGCAGCATTAAAGTTAGGTATCGTTATCATTCCAAGTTCAGAAATGCTACGCACAAAGGATTTACAATATAGAATCACACATGGTGAAGTCAAAGCCGCAGTTATTATGAGTGAACGTATTGAAGAGCTAGAAGGTGTAGAACAATATAATGAGCTAACGAAATTTATCGTTGGTGGGGAACATGAAGATTGGTACGCAATAGATCAAGAAATGGAATCACAAGATATTCATTTAGATACTGCGGACACTTCCAGTGAAGATGTAGCATTGTATTCCTATACATCAGGGACAACGGGTAACCCGAAAGCAGTAATCCATTCACATGGTTGGGGTTACGCACATATGCAAATGGCACCAGAACATTGGTTGAGTATTAAGGAAGACGATTTAGTTTGGGCTACTGCTGCCCCTGGTTGGCAAAAGTGGGTGTGGAGCCCGTTACTTTCTATATTAGGTTCAGGTGCGACGGCATTTGTATTTAATGGTCGTTTTGCAGCTGAAAAATACTTACAATTACTACAAGATTATCAAATCAATGTACTTTGTTGTACACCTACTGAGTATCGTATTATGGCGAAATCACCACAGCTGACTGAGTATAATTTAGAACATTTGCATAGTGCAGTATCTGCAGGTGAACCACTCAATAGAGAAGTAGTAGAGAAATTTAAAGATAACTTTGATTTAACTGTGAGAGATGGTTATGGACAAACAGAAAGTACGTTATTAATTGGTTTCTTAAAGGATACAGAAAGCCGACCTGGTTCAATGGGCAAAGCGATACCAGGTAGTCAAGTTACTGTCGTAAATGATGACGGTGAAATTGCACCTGTTGGAGAAATCGGTAATATTGCAGTGCCGGTAGACTTACCTGCATTATTTAAAGGTTATTATAAAGATCCAGAAAGAACTGAAGAACCGAAAGTGGGAGATTACTTTATCACAGGTGATTTAGCAAAACGTGACGAAGATGGCTATTTCTGGTTCGAAGGACGCCGTGATGATATTATCATTAGTTCAGGTTATACTATTGGACCATTCGAAGTTGAAGACTCATTGACTAAGCATCCTTACGTTAAAGAGTGTGCAGTCGTAGCGAGTCCGCATGAAATTAGAGGTAATATCGTTAAAGCATTTGTGATATTACAAGATGATGTAGAAGGTAATGAAGACACAGTGAAAGAATTACAAAACTTCGTTAAACAAGATGTGGCACCTTATAAATACCCAAGAGCTATTGAATTTGTCGAAGATTTACCGAAGACAAACTCAGGTAAAATACGCCGCGTAGAATTAAGAGATGCAGAACAACAAAAATTCAAATAACCAGTATTTCACTTAAAAGCGAGGACGCGTTGAAGGTCCTCGCTTTTTTTGATGTATTTATTTATCTATTGCAATACAAAACACCCTACAGACTTACATAACATGTAAGGTATTGTAGGGTGTTTTAACTTATTAGTGGCCTGCCATCCATGGACGCGGTGCTTTAGGTGTCTTGCGTGGTTGTTTAGGCAGTTTATCTTTAGAAACGACTTTAGGTTCTTGACCTTGTTCGATACGTTTTTTTAAATTAGTATTCATTGTGTTCGTTTGAAATGCTGTGAAGACACGTTTTGACGTAGAGCCACAAGTAGGGCATGATGCAGTTTCGTGTGAATCGTGTATTGACTGTTTGAGTGTGAATTCATCGCATTTTGGACATGCATATGTGTACTGCGGCATTACTCATCAGGCTCCAAGTTAGGTAAGATATCTGCATTGAAGATTTCACGTGGAATAGCTAGGGTACAACAAGCATTTGGCACATCAACGATACCCGCAACTGTACCTTGAACAGGTGCAGAACCTAATAACATATAGGCTTGTTCGCCAGTGAAACCACGTGTCTTTAAGAATTCGATTGCGTTTAAACAAGCATTACGATAAGCCGTGTTTGCATCTAAGTATGTTTGTTTACCGTTAAATTCATTTACTGAAATACCTTCGAAGACAATGTAATCTGTATAGTTTGGCATAACTGGGCCTGGTTTGAATGCAGGGTTTTTCTTAATGCTATATTTTTCCATACCATTTTTAATGACATTAACACGTAGTTCAATCCAACCTGGCATTTCAATACCACCACAGAAAGTGATTTCGCCATCACCTTGAGAGAAATGTAAATCTCCGACAGATAGTTTGGCACCGTCTACAAATACTGGGAAGTACACACGAGAACCTTTAGATAAGTTCTTGATATCGCAGTTACCTCCGTTTTCACGTGGTGGAACTGTACGTGCACCTTCTTTAGCTACGCGTTCGAAATCTTTCCCCTTAAGATTCCCAACTACTGCTGCATCTGTTTCTGGTAAATTTGCTAGTACTGGTTCACGATTTGGATCTGTATCTACTAATTCTCGTTCACGGCGATTCCATTCATCTAACATTTCTTGTGAAGGTGCGACACCGATTAACCCTGGGTGAATAATACCAGCGAATTCAACGCCAGGTACGTGACGGCTTGTCGCATAGATACCGTTGAAATCCCAGATAGATTTTTGAGCATTCGGATAGTGATCAACTAAGAAACTACCGCCGTTTGTCTTATCGAAAATACCGTTAAAGCCCCATGCGTGATCTTCAAATGTACCAATATCTAAAATGTCGACTACAAGTAAATCGCCAGGTTCAACACCATTAACGTGCACAGGTCCGCTTAAAACGTGAACACGGTTTAAATTGACGTTCTTAATATCGCTTGCATCATCATTGTTACCAATTTGTCCGTCCGTCCAATCTAAACACTCCATACGGAATGATTCTCCAGGATCTACTGAAAATGCTGCTGGAATATCTGGATGCCATCGGTTGTGTCCTGGATGATCTTGTTGATCCATTTTCTTGTTTAAATCAATGTTAAATAACTTTTTAGGCATATTATAATCCCCCTTTATTATTATTAATATAATATGACTGAATTTTCCGTCAATTAAATTTTATCACATATTAATGTAAAAGTACTATTCAAGTGATAAAAGTGACAGTTGTAATCTGAATAAAAGGCACCTAAGTTGGGTTTCAACACAATGATCATTATTTATAATGAGGTTATGTGAGATCGTTCATTATATGATACACTACAAATTAGTTATGAAATCGCTTACGAACAGGAGGAATTCGTATCTGTACAGGATTTTCAGTGCAGTCTGTACTGCAACATAATTATCTAGCAAGGACGATGGATTTTGCGTTTGAATCTAATAACATTCCTATAGCTGTCCCAAAGCGTTACAATTACGAATTTGAAATAGCAGGGAAACAGGAACTGAAATATGGTTTCGTCGGAACAGCTATGATGGTCGGACAATATCGCTTTAGTGATGGCGTAAATGAACAGGGCTTGGCTATTTCTAACCATTATTTTAGTAGGCTTGCGAGTTATACTACCAACCCAAGAGAGGGGTACTTTAACGTAGGACCAGAAGAATTTATCTTATGGTTACTTGGATTTAATAACTCAATAGCCACGTTGAAACAGAGTATTGCTCAAGTGAATATCGTAGCTATCGGTAATAAAGCATTAGATAATATACCTCCGCTACACTTTATCGTGACAGATAAAACAGGAGAAACTGTGACAATTGAACCCCACAATGGTTTGTTAGTAGTGAAAGAGAATCCTGTACATGTGTTGACGAATAGCCCTAATTTAGAATGGCATTATGAAAATTTGAAAAACTACACACATCTATCGCCTCTGCAACATCAACAAAAACAATTTGGTGAACGAAACTTTGAAGCACTCGGTAATGCTGGGGGCACATTTGGTTTGCCAGGAGGATTCACATCATCTGAACGTTTTGTAAGAGCGGCATATTTACGACAACATTTAATATTAGAGGGCAGAGATATTAATCAACATGTCAACCAATGCTTTAAAGTGTTGGATAATGTCAGTGTTCCGTACGGCGCGATTAGGGAAAACGGTGAAACGCACTATACACAATTTCAGTGTGTTTTAGACTGTAAGCATCAGACGTACTATATTAAACCATATGATAGTAGTGAAGTGTTTGAAGTCCAACTATGCCAAACGTTACTTGAAAAGGATACGCCGACGTATTTTTCATTAGAACACAAATTTAAAACACATCGTCTCAATTAATGTTTAATACATAGTACACATTGATGGTATTCTTGACAAAAACGAATAATAAGTATAAATTAGTAACAATGGATAAAAATAGCAAGGGTAATGAGAGCACCGTTTCCTATTCGCGTGAAAGCTTTAGCGAGTTGTTAATCAACGGATTGGCATTCTTGAAAAAGCGGACAAACATATAAGGAACATTGAGATCATTCGGCTATTATAATGAAATCGTTTAAATCAATTTTACAAATAATATTTCAATATAGATAAAGGTAGCAAAGCAAAACATTCGATAACAATGCGTTGTAATGAAACCGACAAGTCTAATAAATCGCTACGGGTTTATTATGGTTTGTCGGTTTTTTTGTAAAGATGCATTAACACTACAAATATCAAAAGTTGTATAAGTCAGGAGGTATGACGAAATGTTTAGTTCACTTAACCCAAGCGTGTTATTAATAATTAATTACATATTCGTGATCATTTCACTTTTGAGTGGTGTGGTCTTTTTAAATAAACGTGTTCCACTGAGTTATGTACGTGTGCACGTACTGTTAGTGGCGTTCCCACCATTAATGACATTTATCGGTTTAATATTTGCACATAAAAATGAAGCGGTTGGGCTATTTTATTCTGATGTGCTTGCGTGGCTCATGGCAGCATTTGTATTGATGGTTGGATTAATTATTCAACGTTACTGTATTCGTTATTTATCGGGTGATATGCATTACCGTAAATATTTCTTAATGTTTACGTTGACGACTAGCTTTGCCTCTACAGCATGGTTAACAGGTGATATTCGTATCATGGTTCTTTGCTGGGGTCTAACGCTGATAGGTTTAACGATTTTAATCGGTTTACAAAGTGCTTGGAAAGTAACACGTGCCGCTGCGATTGTAACAGGTAAATCATTCTTAATCGGTTGGTTAGCGTTGTTAATCGCAGTGATATGGATAGGTATCTCTACAGGACATTGGACGTATCAATCAATATATTCACCACAAAGCATAGATCGAATAGGTGATGGTACGCGTTTAATTATACATTTACTAATGGTTATAGCTGTTTTAGTTCCGGCAGCACAGTGGCCTTTCCAAAGATGGTTGATTGAATCCGTGGCCGCTCCTACACCTGTATCAGCGATTATGCATGCGGGTATTGTGAACGCTGGTGGGATTATGTTAACGCGATTTTCACCATTGTTTAGCAGTGATATTGCAACTGTAATTTTAGTGTTATTAGCCAGTGTATCGGTCGTTATAGGTGCAGGTATTAGTTTAGTGCATGTAGATTATAAGCGACTACTCGTAGGTTCAACTATTGGACAAATGGGCTTTATGTTAGTGCAGTGTGCCTTAGGTGCTTATATACCAGCAATCATACATTTGATTTTACATGGCATATTTAAAGCGACGCTCTTTTTAAGATCAGGTTCAGCAGTGCGTCATTTCAGTGTGCCAAGACGTGCAAATGAAAGAATGTCATATTTCTGGATTGTTGCAGGTCGTGTCTTAGCGTTATTAATTGGTTTAAGTTACTGGTTGAGTGCACCAAGTGAAGGCTACCGCATCGTCAGTGGTTTAATCTTGGCATGGTCGCTTTCTCTATCATGGACACAACTTGTGGCATTTGGTGAAGGGAAATTAGGTCGTATATTAGGTTTAGGCACAATGATTATCGTAGGTGCAGTATATGAACTGATACATCACTTCTTCGCAGAAACATTGCATACGATAACATTTGCACAAGGTGAACCACCTTTATTCTTAATATTGGTTGTTGCAATCATTTTATTATTAGGTAGTACGATAAGTATGTGGGTTGCACGTC comes from the Staphylococcus hsinchuensis genome and includes:
- a CDS encoding condensation domain-containing protein, yielding MKTFQLSDAQVESLNKELMHVNTSINNIAGIITINNDIPFSDIVTGINHVMAQHDVYMYRLTQVGSEYRQYIDEFKEQEFEYIDFTNDPQSYDYWVDKQVRKNIFRMDQPLYEFTILTLPEGQTAIFTLHHHMISDAWSTTLSGNALFEYFLYGEHKTNSSHGYLESIENEIAYKNSNKFNKDKRFWSNKVENFKFAPLFEKHSNSNAVADRVSFHLSETTTQSIYTFCENNEISLNNLFSSAMMLLKYIRTGSPQVSTGILIHNRNKQFEKTTIGDYARVLPIIMEIDPQDALLTHLRTVKNEAFKVLKHRKYPFNSLRKDTKSTQPLFDCTVSFQKNQYNPTLIQKGFTDKWFSSYAHHIPLGLNVSNRNSQNDIAIDYNYQVDYLTEEDVVAAHQDIMNIIGEITNSPNQRISALAAIDLFAKS
- a CDS encoding winged helix-turn-helix transcriptional regulator, encoding MPKSYNIGVEATIDVIGGKWKPVILCHLQNNGLMRTSELKRAIPTITQKMLTQQLRELEKDGIINRIVYNEVPPKVEYELSQYGKSLSNILSALCYWGEFHVEKLYNQGENVSLIRQDHVNIP
- a CDS encoding M20 metallopeptidase family protein, which encodes MNIKDILFEKLESKEQEMIKHRRYLHQHPELSFEEEQTAQYIKDYYKGKPVNVTQPVEGGHAVIVEIEGKLPGKTIGLRADFDALPIKEETDFDFKSENEGVMHACGHDAHTASLLTLADALIEIREQLPGTVKIVHQHAEEQPPGGAQQVMQSGALDDVAEIYGLHVAPVVGPEIIAYNKGNAFSGSSVFTLKIKGVGGHAASPHKTNDALVAGANFVSTVQTVVSRRIDPLEMGVVTIGSFDAPGKANVIQDTVTIKGTARYLNDEVGQKMYEEIEKVVKSVAVGFDIDYDLDYMFGYPVLYNHPKETDKVAEILSESQGSYFQQLMEMPPVTGSEDFAYYLKEIPGSFYVVGCKPVGVKDPYMNHHPKFEVNEDALIVAAKSLGDIALNRLPLDSVE
- a CDS encoding MDR family MFS transporter; translated protein: MPEENAFHVEKRVPLFIVLLSGAFITILNQTLLGTALPPIMKDLKVSESTVQWLQSIFMLVNGIMIPVTAYLIERFTSRQLFLTAMGVFTAGTLLCAVGPDFTYLFFGRVLQAAGAGIMMPLMQTILFLLFPVEKRGSAMGLFGLVIAFAPAIGPTLSGILVEHLTWRSVFYVVLPIAIIIIITSFFLLKNVTDTTRPKLDILSVFLSTIGFGGLLYCFSIVGDVGWNHLQFIVPLIIGAITLVIFIRRQLKLEHPMLEFRVFKYNIYTLGTILSMFVFGILIATNIILPLYMQNMLHFSALESGLVLLPGAVLMGIMNPITGRLFDKFGGKWLARIGLLVLVMSTIPFTMLSTHTSYTYLAVGNALRMLSISMVMMPMTTLAINQLPNKLVPHGTAVNNTFRQMSGAIGTAVFITLMSVTAIPKQGLEGMIHGVNVTFTVATVISVVALLFSKKLKNPSQTSRNTM
- the mbcS gene encoding acyl-CoA synthetase MbcS, whose protein sequence is MNKRDLIAPDKYNIVNEIEQYAKQPEKKAIIFEDVQGQRYDITYRHLMERANQIGHVFLKHGLTKGDKMLIMMPRSIATYEIYIAALKLGIVIIPSSEMLRTKDLQYRITHGEVKAAVIMSERIEELEGVEQYNELTKFIVGGEHEDWYAIDQEMESQDIHLDTADTSSEDVALYSYTSGTTGNPKAVIHSHGWGYAHMQMAPEHWLSIKEDDLVWATAAPGWQKWVWSPLLSILGSGATAFVFNGRFAAEKYLQLLQDYQINVLCCTPTEYRIMAKSPQLTEYNLEHLHSAVSAGEPLNREVVEKFKDNFDLTVRDGYGQTESTLLIGFLKDTESRPGSMGKAIPGSQVTVVNDDGEIAPVGEIGNIAVPVDLPALFKGYYKDPERTEEPKVGDYFITGDLAKRDEDGYFWFEGRRDDIIISSGYTIGPFEVEDSLTKHPYVKECAVVASPHEIRGNIVKAFVILQDDVEGNEDTVKELQNFVKQDVAPYKYPRAIEFVEDLPKTNSGKIRRVELRDAEQQKFK
- a CDS encoding FmdB family zinc ribbon protein; the encoded protein is MPQYTYACPKCDEFTLKQSIHDSHETASCPTCGSTSKRVFTAFQTNTMNTNLKKRIEQGQEPKVVSKDKLPKQPRKTPKAPRPWMAGH
- the fmdA gene encoding formamidase, with translation MPKKLFNIDLNKKMDQQDHPGHNRWHPDIPAAFSVDPGESFRMECLDWTDGQIGNNDDASDIKNVNLNRVHVLSGPVHVNGVEPGDLLVVDILDIGTFEDHAWGFNGIFDKTNGGSFLVDHYPNAQKSIWDFNGIYATSRHVPGVEFAGIIHPGLIGVAPSQEMLDEWNRRERELVDTDPNREPVLANLPETDAAVVGNLKGKDFERVAKEGARTVPPRENGGNCDIKNLSKGSRVYFPVFVDGAKLSVGDLHFSQGDGEITFCGGIEMPGWIELRVNVIKNGMEKYSIKKNPAFKPGPVMPNYTDYIVFEGISVNEFNGKQTYLDANTAYRNACLNAIEFLKTRGFTGEQAYMLLGSAPVQGTVAGIVDVPNACCTLAIPREIFNADILPNLEPDE
- a CDS encoding choloylglycine hydrolase family protein encodes the protein MCTGFSVQSVLQHNYLARTMDFAFESNNIPIAVPKRYNYEFEIAGKQELKYGFVGTAMMVGQYRFSDGVNEQGLAISNHYFSRLASYTTNPREGYFNVGPEEFILWLLGFNNSIATLKQSIAQVNIVAIGNKALDNIPPLHFIVTDKTGETVTIEPHNGLLVVKENPVHVLTNSPNLEWHYENLKNYTHLSPLQHQQKQFGERNFEALGNAGGTFGLPGGFTSSERFVRAAYLRQHLILEGRDINQHVNQCFKVLDNVSVPYGAIRENGETHYTQFQCVLDCKHQTYYIKPYDSSEVFEVQLCQTLLEKDTPTYFSLEHKFKTHRLN
- a CDS encoding NADH dehydrogenase subunit 5, which produces MFSSLNPSVLLIINYIFVIISLLSGVVFLNKRVPLSYVRVHVLLVAFPPLMTFIGLIFAHKNEAVGLFYSDVLAWLMAAFVLMVGLIIQRYCIRYLSGDMHYRKYFLMFTLTTSFASTAWLTGDIRIMVLCWGLTLIGLTILIGLQSAWKVTRAAAIVTGKSFLIGWLALLIAVIWIGISTGHWTYQSIYSPQSIDRIGDGTRLIIHLLMVIAVLVPAAQWPFQRWLIESVAAPTPVSAIMHAGIVNAGGIMLTRFSPLFSSDIATVILVLLASVSVVIGAGISLVHVDYKRLLVGSTIGQMGFMLVQCALGAYIPAIIHLILHGIFKATLFLRSGSAVRHFSVPRRANERMSYFWIVAGRVLALLIGLSYWLSAPSEGYRIVSGLILAWSLSLSWTQLVAFGEGKLGRILGLGTMIIVGAVYELIHHFFAETLHTITFAQGEPPLFLILVVAIILLLGSTISMWVARHRNSRLFSIIYMRIVHLGEAHNSAVERHPNYLKKYIARGGR